In Helianthus annuus cultivar XRQ/B unplaced genomic scaffold, HanXRQr2.0-SUNRISE HanXRQChr00c039, whole genome shotgun sequence, a genomic segment contains:
- the LOC110925882 gene encoding probable carboxylesterase 6 translates to MGRKKTATICLHSTLSLPLVTKNPQNPRILVEEIGGLIRVYKDGHVERPQIVPRVKCTLPLEYGVTCMDQIIDEFTNIWARFYVPKHNEKVPLLVYFHGGGFCVGSAAWSCYHEFLALLAREVRCVIMSVDYRLAPENPLPAAYEDGQKALMWVKQQALSGSNKCWLKQCDFSNVYLVGDSAGGNIAHNVALRLCANRTHLKPLIFKGNILIQPFFGGESRTGSETLMVQPPGSTLNLRASDTYWRLSLPKGANRDHPWCNAMTNRSNKLDRMTFLPTMVCVSELDILKDRNMEFCRVLRNSGIEVDHVVYKGVGHAFQILDKSPPSQMQTQEMISHIKAFVNKRNHK, encoded by the coding sequence CAAAAATCCTCAAAACCCTAGGATTTTAGTTGAAGAGATAGGTGGTTTAATTAGGGTTTATAAAGATGGACACGTGGAAAGGCCCCAGATCGTTCCACGTGTCAAGTGTACGTTACCCCTTGAATATGGGGTAACATGCATGGATCAGATAATCGACGAGTTTACAAATATTTGGGCACGCTTTTATGTCCCAAAACACAATGAGAAGGTCCCTTTGCTTGTTTATTTTCATGGAGGAGGGTTTTGTGTTGGTTCGGCTGCATGGAGTTGTTACCATGAATTTCTTGCACTTTTAGCTAGGGAAGTTCGTTGCGTGATCATGTCGGTAGATTACCGTTTAGCCCCTGAAAACCCTCTTCCGGCTGCGTATGAGGACGGACAAAAAGCACTTATGTGGGTGAAACAACAAGCTTTAAGCGGTTCCAACAAATGTTGGTTAAAGCAATGTGATTTCTCCAACGTGTATTTGGTTGGCGATAGTGCTGGTGGCAATATTGCACATAATGTAGCGTTAAGGTTGTGCGCGAATCGGACACATCTAAAACCACTAATCTTCAAAGGTAACATTCTTATCCAACCCTTTTTTGGTGGTGAATCAAGAACGGGTTCAGAAACTCTCATGGTCCAACCCCCGGGCTCTACGCTCAACCTAAGAGCCTCGGACACGTATTGGAGACTCTCGTTACCGAAAGGGGCAAACCGTGACCATCCATGGTGCAACGCGATGACAAATAGGTCAAATAAGTTGGATAGAATGACATTTTTGCCCACCATGGTATGTGTATCAGAATTGGACATTTTGAAAGATAGGAATATGGAATTTTGTAGGGTTTTGAGAAATTCAGGGATAGAAGTAGATCATGTGGTGTATAAAGGTGTTGGTCATGCATTCCAAATCCTTGACAAATCTCCACCTTCACAAATGCAAACTCAAGAAATGATTTCACATATCAAAGCCTTCGTCAACAAGAGAAATCATAAATGA